Proteins encoded within one genomic window of Bacteroidales bacterium:
- a CDS encoding RNA polymerase sigma factor — MKRLSDEEIIAGLRKRDNRVLQYIYKNSFTAVRQLVLHNAGSESDAEDIFQESLIIIFKKLKNGQSFRLEAAFSTYIYSISRLLWLKHLRQIKRIEIDPLNRDMEERIEFEEPLPVEDNDLRMAIYQRTLLGIPEDCQKILQLTAQDLSSSEIAHQLGFRSEGYVRKRRHFCKEYLINRIKDDPDYQAMFSD; from the coding sequence GTGAAAAGGCTGTCTGATGAAGAAATAATAGCCGGACTCAGAAAACGGGACAACCGTGTTCTGCAGTACATATATAAAAACAGCTTCACCGCGGTCAGGCAGCTGGTCCTTCATAATGCCGGTTCTGAATCGGATGCTGAAGATATCTTCCAGGAGTCTTTAATCATCATTTTCAAGAAGTTAAAGAATGGCCAGAGTTTCAGGCTTGAGGCAGCGTTTTCCACCTATATCTATTCCATTTCGCGTTTGCTCTGGTTGAAACATCTTCGGCAGATCAAGAGGATTGAGATTGATCCGCTCAACCGGGATATGGAAGAACGCATCGAATTTGAAGAACCTTTACCTGTTGAAGACAATGATCTCCGGATGGCTATTTATCAGCGTACTCTGCTTGGCATACCCGAAGATTGTCAAAAGATACTTCAGCTGACTGCCCAGGATCTGAGTTCCTCTGAAATTGCTCATCAACTGGGATTCAGAAGCGAGGGCTATGTTCGAAAGCGCCGGCATTTCTGCAAAGAGTACCTGATCAACAGGATCAAGGATGATCCCGATTATCAGGCCATGTTCAGCGATTAG